The Nicotiana tabacum cultivar K326 chromosome 5, ASM71507v2, whole genome shotgun sequence sequence gattgttgttgttcccccaattgccttggttgttgttgttgccaccatTCCAATTTTCTTGTTGACCTtaattgccccaatttccttggtttcccTGTGATCTCCATGGTTGTTGATTCGGAGCATTGCCCcgttgaccttgataattgttgacatattgaacctcttcactttgatcatcatatgAATCATCTTGATTGTACCCACTACCTCTTTGCTCAAATTGATCCGGATTGTTTTGAACTTGTTGACCTCATTGTCTTCTCTTGTTGACTATCATGTTCACTCCTTCCATGGCATTCATTTGTTTtggcccttgaacttgttgaatataagctttggccaattggttcatggtagttgtcaactcGGCTATAGCTTGGGCGTGGTCATGTAGCTCCTTATGTAGTTGAATAACATTAGGGTCATcttgtggcacattggctctactttacCACGCCGAAGAGATATCCGTCGTCCCATCAAGTATTTCATATGCTTCAGCATATGGAGTGTTCATGAAGTTCCCCTCGGTGAGTTGGTTAACCACACATTGGTTTGTTGTGTTGATTCCCCGATAGAATGTTTGTTGGATTATGGCTTTGGCCATATCATTATTCGGACATTCTTTAACCATTGTCCGATACCTTTCCCAAATTTTATGTAGCAGTTAATTTGGCTCTTGTTTAAAAGCAAGGATCTCATATCTTAGCGTTGCCATATGTCCCGGAGAAAGAACTTTGCGATgaacttctcggccaactcatcccaagtggtgaTAGAATGGTTGGGAAACCTCTATAGGCAATCCAAAGCCTTCCCCCTTAGAGTAAATGGGAAAATCCTTAACCTCCATGCATCCTCGGATATaatagtttgcttgctcccccagcatgtgtcAGCAAAACTTTTGAGATGCTTGTAGGCGTTTTATTGTGGAGCTCTGGTGAAGAAACCCCTATGTTCCAACAGTGTAAGAATGACATTGGTTATATGAAAGTTGCCTGCCCTAATCTGGGGTGAACTGTTGCACTCGCATAGCCTTCATTGGGAAACACCCAGTGTgctgctcttggtggaggtgggggagaGGTTGGAATGTTTTCATTAGGACGAAGGCCTCTCCTTTGTACTTGAGGTTCGGATTGAATCTCATCCACGTGATCATCATCTACTTCCTCCCCCAATGGCAAATTTTCGAGGGCTTCGTTGTTaagagccatttggtacctaaaagcaattcgcacacaaattagaaaaatagaaggaaataaaaacaaaacacacaaatacttAGGTATATAGCTCAGACCGTCTAACTCctcggcaatggcgccaaaagtTGACTGAGTCCAAGCCTACACTACTATAGAGTAGCGAGGGTATTCGATGCAGTTTTAACCCAACTAGGTCGGAATAGAATCCACAACGAGTTAAtaattggaattaggtttatatctaagatAGATGCGGGCTTTGAgtctaattacacttccacaaggtttgagtttgatttctacttctaactttactctaaagattgcaatgattaaaactaaggacaatatttttgtagttgtttttcaagtgtttaaagggactagggttgtgacttctacctaggtggatatctaacggatAGTAAATTCTAGGGCAAGCTCGTGATTAGTTAGgatcgtaatatagctatcacacccagttactcactctatacccctcggtagtttgagtgattttgctcaatttggctttctcaagtccaaatgggtcttcatgcaattcaagtgatattagctcaagtggggtattactatctttaggtttaaccctttaattagggctatcaatttcttgagttcaccccaattccttgttagcctagttttcctagacttagtccctctttctcaagtagagactaagtcataaaggcatgaatcaatgtttgcaaccattaattctatatTTCTagaaagaactaggctaaatagcactaacccattcacattcaagtcctaaaattaaatacccatcaaatacccacactagggttgggtcacaaccctagctatgggtttagctactcatgtaAATAACATGAATTAAAGATGAACTAAatataaaattcataatactagattaaaggatgaaaatctaatgttaaaagatgaatttgtacaaaatttcaaaaagcaGTAAGCTCAGCCGTCTAAGGTGCTCTCCTAATacataacataacctaaaaatgataaaaagttctatttatagtAAGCTGAAATTTTCGAATAAAAATACCcatgcggaggttgtgcggccacGTAATTCTGAGCGCAGCAATATTCTTGCTtttgcggccgcgtaattctgattGCGGTCCGcgttcttcaaatcttcatttggGTTGAGCTGAGTTTCGCGGACAGCATAATTTCAATTGCAGCCGCGTAACTTCTGTGGCCGCACTATTCtgatgcggaccgcacttctttcTTTTGCTCAAGTTGTGAGCTCTCTGAACTTCATgcattgcggtccgcataatttctATCGCGGCCGCAGGGAGAAATTCGCGACCACACatttctagtgcggtccgcgcttATCATTTAGCCTGAAAATGCAACTCTCTGAACCTCCCTTTCGCAGACCGCATATTTTTTATCGCAGCCgcataatatttgtgtggtccACGTTTGATATCTCTTGGCCCagtcttggtttttgttcaagttttgactcctttatgagttgattatgactcATTTGGAAcaattcctgcaagcaagcatattacattagttttcgggaatatcttcacgcatttttggcccaaaacacaagtaaaagataGCAAATAATAgcttaaaatccctacttatcagatTGTGTggaggagacttcaaggtatacctgcttgacgctTGCAGGCCTCAGATTCACCATCTTACTTACTTATGCTACTGTTAAATTGTAAATCAAAACAATATAGTATGTAGAAATTTAAGTGTATtttagtagagcttatgactctgtactACTAGTTTTTggaaatgtataactattggTCGTTGCAGTTATGTATGTCATTTACTGGTTTATGATTTAATGATTAAATATTTATGTTACTAactcagcatgtgttaggcttacttagtcttagagactaggtgccatcatgacatcctaaggTAGAAATTTGAGATGGTGATAATAACATGGGAGAGTAGTTGCAAAAGAGTTTTATCCATTTTTCACATCATGGAGTAGTGGAGAGTTATGGTTATTTTCAAGATCATGGGGTAATTAAGAAGATATCgtaacatattttattttaatattgaaATGTAATATTCTATCTTATATTCCTAACAAATGTATAACAACATGCTTTCATAGTATGCTGGTCTCAGTGCTTGTTTatccaatatcaataatatatatatattattttttcttagcTTGATGGAGCTTAAGCAATGATTTATGTGTGAGTGAGATATGTTAGTAAAATATTAGCCTTTTGGGCCTAGTACTCCCATAAAGGGTGCTAACTAATTAAAAATTGATATGCCATTATGTCTAACCCTTGGCCCTATAGTGTAGTTTATCTAAATACCACTATGGGTGTTAAGAATCTCACTTTAGTTTGCAGAGAGAACGGCTAGGGTTTATTCTCGACATCTATAATCAAGGGAGAATCACGCTGTGGAAACACGCAGAGTCAATCCGCTATGTGAGGATTCCCAACGATCAGTAATAAAAGTCGGATTGTTGTAGTGTCATGtaccaacctcggggagcgcaaccGACGCTCAACTGAGTGGACCCGgttgagcaagcctattagaaactttctacccaactcacttaTGATCAAGAGGAGGCATGTTTTCATCAATTAAACCATAGGAAGATCATATATACATtactaaatcatttcattagttaCGTCATTGTTAAGTTTTAAAatacacacattcttatgatTGAGTGAAACAAGAGTCTAAACACAACATAAACAGTTGACCTTTCCAATAACCATAAACATATaactcacactatgtctacagagcctctaaataGATACAAAGAGCACTACAAAAGTGCTGGCAACAaagccccgactatacctcaagtACAAAACATAGGGACAAAAGATGCATAACCCCGAAATggaatggggctcaccaagactgctaaAGAGTATACCATTATCACTGATCGATgtcgcctgctgtggaaccacctgtatcaaTTAAAAGATACAGCGCtcccggcaaaagagacgttagtgcCGTCGAATATCACTAGTATGcaaagctaaaagtcctctttcaaaatagaatgaccaTATAGGAAgtggaaaattatagaaacaacaagtcacaatcaataaTATCTAATTGTCCACATATGGAAACACTGTAACTTAAATAAGAGGAAaatgaagtacatcaagaaactagGAAACGTCTCATagaatcacatttcaagtcttattatacttactTTATTCTGAACATCTTTTGGGGTCAAGTGTGCCATTTGAACTATGCATGAGACACAAgatataatgtaaatataacatgtacaaacaagggcaAATGAAGCAGAATATATTATTCATACTGGATACATGGTTCACAGATTGTCTGTAGgattcacatattatattatatacttatgcatttcatagaccgtccatagggttcacatattatattacacacctatgtgtttcatatcccgtccatagggttcacatattatacacatacacctatgcgtttcatagtccgtccatagggttcacatattatattaCACATCTATGCGTTTCATAGCCCGTCAATAGGGTTCACATagtatattatacacctatgcgtttcatagcccgtccataggatcacatatacaatacacctatgcatttcatagaccgtccataggaccacatatacaatacacctatgtgtttcatagaccgtccatagggttcacataACACCCTATTATGCACGAGACCACTTGTAAACTCAAGTGACATGATAACATTACTTTAACACGTGCATGGTGAACgaataagtcgatttcaatggcacatggccCAAATTCGTTTTTCATGAGATTCATCTCAGAATTTTTCACATTATATAGATCTTTATTAGTATTTTCGACCATCCACATTAACAATACTTTCTTGGCTCTTTGGGCctttcacaagattctttattcatggcagaTGACCGCattttatattccacacttttactTCATTTAATTCCAAGGATCACCAACAATGACCAACATATAGAGTATTTAAGAAATCATATACCTCAAGCTTATTAGTAATGGAAAATTTAAACATAAAGGATTCTTCCCAAAGAAGGGGACATACCAACcagcaatagaaacacacatcaaagtCATAAACAAGAAATGCACCGATTATTCTTGAATTACTCCTTTTCCAATCACGAAAATGTACAATTTCGACACTGCAGTATGTAAGAACTCGAGTCACGTTGGATATATTTATACGGCAAAGCATTACTTAAAACAACCACTTATGGGCATAAATTGAGTATAAAAGCCTTAagccattttatttttgaagtcatttaaGAACAATTGAGTCGAGACTCATTTCATAAGCCTTATTACATCTTCTCATTTCCTTTGTACCACTAGCCACAATTATAACTTatattcttggcacgttggccacactctattttTCCAAGTTACTTATTTCATTTTTAAACATCTTTATGGATTACTAACAACAAGGCATACTCACTCAAGACATTGGCACACATAGGAGCAATTAGGAGTACTAAGCATATCGAGTTTTCCTCACCGCAATTGGTGTACTAGTtttcatttataaaaatatgactCAAAGCCATACCGTTTTAATAAGCAAACAATACTTTGCACTTATGGAAACATTACAGAATTCGATTCTGAGAGAGAAAGTTTAgtcaacataccttgtttgagctttcctcAAGTTACTACAACGcaccaacacttctagcaataacaatttataggaagatagcgaaaatTAGTTAATAATTGGAAGGATTTACAAAGTATAACTCTcctaggaattttgtcaaacatgTATCATGAAAATAGATACAAGGACCTAAAATTGTAATCCATTCCTCCTTAacaaatttcaacaagaaactacccaCATTGGTTCATAAATTTCACATACTACAACTTAGTgccacatgcatggcctatttctaaCCCCACAGTATATTTGGACTTttaacctcttgcatgaaagcttagAAGTAGGGCTTACCTAGATATATGATAATCTAGTGGCTAGCTTCCCTGATTCttgaagatttgagcaagattggatgattggaATGCTAGgttccctctttctctctctaaaattctcttacctctctctaaaatcatcagataaatGTCCAAGAATAagcccaaaggctatttatcaaaatggggtcacgttataaaaatagaaaaatggccCCTCCGACTcagatctgcgatcgcaaaaGTGACCGCACAAcagatatgcggcccgcaaattGGTCGCACAATAGATGCTCAAAACTGGGATGTTTCGGGTTGCATATGCAGCAGGTCTGCAGCCTGCAGACCTGTTTTGCGGTCGCAAAATGTACCACAGACCTATTTTGCGGTCGCAAAATGCACCCATAAAGAGTCCTCAACTCAGCTCAATTTCTACTCCACTCTGCGGCACTTATGCGACCCACATATCGATTCTGCGGTACCGTAGAATTGAatttttctgccaaaaagttTCTTCACTACTTCTGATCACTTTAGCCTAACTCAACACTACAAAACCTAAAAGTATTCAGCGAAATTTTCCGAGGCCTTACATGCAGATAATTCGCTTCCGCTAAGAAAAAAATCCGTAAATCTCATAATTCGTTTTATTACACGCAAAAACAAATGTAGATTCTTCTTTGAGGCAAGAGTTATGCTCAAATTGGGATAAAAGTTTGTTCTTTTGGTTCTCTTAGATATTGAGTACTCAAACATTCCTTACTTCGCTACCAAACCACTCCTATCATAACTAAAATATTTATGATCAATTTGaacgagaaaccacacaagagtTTTTACTTCATGCTCAAATATACTCTTCCTCCTTTCCAAGTCTCATTTCACATTAGTAGATCTGTCTTAGAGGTAATATATAGCTCTTGTTCTGGAGGGTTCTCTACCATATGCACCTTCACTTTTGTCTTTGGCGATATCATTTAACAATTAGTATGGGTCAATCCCTCAAGAAATTTGGTCTGTCTCTTCCTCTATTGCATATACACGCATGATTTCTTGTTGCCGTTTCTTTATTCTTTCACGAAGGACCTTTTATAAGTGAAAAGGGGAATAACAAGGCCATTTTGTaatgttttaattatttttgtgtttAATTTGCAGCAAATGATGAGCAGAAGGATAATGTTGGTCCAATGATAAATGAATTCTATGAAAGTCATTTTAAGAATATGGAGAACTGGAAATTTGATCAATTTTGCCGTGCAGTCTGCCTAACAGTCGAGTgagtaattttccatttttaaaataaattctgatGAAATTAACAATGGCCAATGTTCCTTtcaaattaaatttatataagaATTTTGGACCAGAGAAAtgttttttataatatttttatctaatttaaAATTTCTGAGAATTCTTTTCGAAGGACAATTCAAAACTTAGTCGATTAATTTTGACATTGAGAAGGTAACAAGTGAATGTCACGTGAATCATATTATTTAATGTAAAGTATATTCCTACTTTTTTTTATCTGATTTATTTTAAagagagaagcataaacaataaataaataaatctgaaTCTGTTTTATATCATTGTTTATTTTGGTAGAGATATCAACGAAAAGCTGGGGAGTACACAGTTTAAGGTGCCAAAGATTGAGGAACTCCATCGACTATACGACGTAAGTATGCAAATGAGAACAATTGAGTTTATAGTTTCGTTTTCTACATTAACGATATGTTTTCAATAGAGATGGAATTCAATTAGGAAATAATGACGTGGATGTGTTTCCATTAAGAACCTTTAGTTATGGCAACATATTTTTTagaatgagatttattaagaaagttAAAAAAATGTAAAGTTCTATCACTAAAATTAATACAAAGAGTAGATTAGCTTGTTGCTTTCAAATGCGAAGCATAATTTTCTGGTTCGGATTTAAAagacaagaaaaatattttttctatttttaattgtTAGGATAAGTCTTATGACACGCTCTGCTACAtatacacttttatttattttaacttcTTTGTTTTAGTGATTTGAAAAGCATAAATTTTCATTTGAATAGACAAAAAGAAGGTTGTCATTTGTTCGTTAGTACACCTTCTATTGTACTTTCGTTTatacttttttccttttctgcCACTCAATTAAGTTTCTCCACTCAATCAAGTTTCTCCATTAATATTTACTGACTAATTTGTCCTTTTATTTTAGTTCAAAATAAGTGtcaatttatataatcaagaaaaaatttaatttattttttcaaaattatcctTATGTACTTATTCCTAAAAAAAATTTTTACTCCTCATATTAAATTATGCTGCaacatttaattaagggtagtaTAGTCACATTAACTATTTTTGTCTATAATTTGTATTTCCGTAATGGGTGTGCTCAAGATAAATTGGttacttattatggaccggagaATAGTAATTACCTATTGCAACTTAAATGTTAGTTTGTACTGTCTTCTACTTTTCTTTTCGTTTAATTACAGAACTAGAATATATATCCGGTAAATATGTTAACATGGACTTTCACAAAATTGGATAAAGACGTATGGGAGAATTCCATTCATTAATCGTTAAACATTGggaaattaatataaaaaaatagcTTTACCACTCCTCAAGGTCAATCTAGAGAAAACGTagcttgtcttttctttatttttttaattattaaaccCACATTTATTTGACTGTAAAGTATTGCACTAATAGAAACTCAGAgcatttttcatttcaaattttcagaaaTATCACATAGACAAAGGATCAAAATCGTTGACACCGGAAGAGTATCAGAACATGCTCAAAGAAATCATTCTTGATACAAAAGTTACCGGCTCTGGAGCCAAAGACGTATTGTTGTACTTGTTTGGAGTTCCAGTCACTGCTTTATTCATTAAGCAAAGCATTATTCCACAAGCCATTCCTAATGAGATCTTTATACCTGGCATCACTTCTGCAACTGTTTTTCTTCTAGCAAAACTCCACAAGATTTAGAACATCTCTTATAGAACTTGTGAAAATCTTCACTTCTGCACTTGGTTTCTATTCAATTTCTGATTTATTTCTTATTTCCGTCATGTATGTTTTATCCGTGATCATATCAAAATTGTGAAATATgcttatttaaatttaaatttattgaTCTCAATTTACTTTTAATAATGTAGTCTTGGGACACTATTGCAtatagttgtaacgacccgaccggtccttttgagagtattagccccgatccccctATTTATTGTCCTCTCTGTTTCATTTTATTGTTACTTGACTCGCCGTGGGGCTCGGTGTCGGGTTCGGGagagttttggagtgaaataagaTAATTAGTCCCTAAGTTTGAAGTTTAAGTTATAAGGGTTGACAATTGTTTGACCTGTGTGAAGAAGACtacggaatggagtttcgtcgattCCAACAgctatatatggtgattttggtcttaggagcgtgttcggatgttgatttggaggatcgtaggtcatttcggcgttaattggcgaaagttggaaaattggaagatttttgggaagtttgaccgagagtggactttttgatatcggggtcgaatttcgaTTCCAGAAgctggagtaggtctgtaatgacAAAGGTGACTTGTggacaaaatttgaagtcaattggacgtgatttgataggtttcgacatcgtttataaaagttggaatttccttagtttcaataggcttaaattgggatgcgattcgtgttcttgatgttgtttgatgtaatctaagggctcaactaagttcgtatgatgttttaggacttgttggtatgtttgattgaggtcccgggggcctctggtTGATTTCGGGGGGTTAATGGATCGAATTTGGAGTTTGAAAGATTTGTTGTAGCTGAAGTCTTCTGGTGAAATGCACATGCGGAACATTGGTCGTAGATGCGAGCTACAGGTGCGGGCTGGCTGGCGCAGGTGCAACCTGGAAGGGGCTTAGACAGTGGTCGCAGGAGAAGAAATGTTTCTGCGGATACGAAGGCGCATCTACGTAGGGGCTTCCGCAGGGCAAGTCGTGTTGGAGTCGTAGAAGCGGACGAGGGCTCGCAGGAGCACACCCGCAGATGCGAAAGATTGGCCACAGGTGCACGAGTGGGGAGTGTAGTTctttccgtagaagcggattaTAGGCCGCAAAATAGGTgtcgcagatgcggc is a genomic window containing:
- the LOC107760303 gene encoding uncharacterized protein LOC107760303; its protein translation is MHLHFCLWRYHLTISMGQSLKKFANDEQKDNVGPMINEFYESHFKNMENWKFDQFCRAVCLTVEDINEKLGSTQFKVPKIEELHRLYDKYHIDKGSKSLTPEEYQNMLKEIILDTKVTGSGAKDVLLYLFGVPVTALFIKQSIIPQAIPNEIFIPGITSATVFLLAKLHKI